The Sesamum indicum cultivar Zhongzhi No. 13 linkage group LG6, S_indicum_v1.0, whole genome shotgun sequence genomic interval ATGGCTTAAGCCAAGTCCGATTAAGTTACCCGTGTAATAAGTTGCTTAAAAGAGCTACCTATGATATTCCAACCCAAATACGAACTGCTTATTAGAAGAGCAATTGACTTTGCTGCACTGAAAGCACAATTGCTTATGCTTGATATTGGTGTATGACGGTGAAGAATTTCAGTGTTAGCGTACTTCTATGCATGTGCTCCTTGAACTCTGTTAAAGAGCATTTTTCAGTTTCCATATTGTCATTTCTCACATGGATTGTTTCCTCATTACTTGTTCTTTGATCAGACGAAGAGCCAACTTGTGGACTCGGTGGATCGTGACCTCAGGAAGATGCTCATAAATACTAATGCACCAGATCCACTTGTCCTGGGGGTACGTGTGTGGCCACAAGCTATTCCACAATTTATGATTGGTCACTTGGATGTGTTGGATACTGCACAAAATGCTCTCAGTAATGGTGGTTTTAAAGGTCTCTTTCTAGGGGGTAACTATGTGTCCGGTGTAGCGTTGGGCAGATGCGTGGAGGGTGCATATGATGTTGCAGAAGAGGTGACAGATTATCTGTCACAATGTGTATATAGGTGAACTATATTTGGTTCCAAGTTTTAGGATTAGTTAAATTGTTTTAAGACCAATAGCAAATGGCGGGAGtttgtttcttaatttttttcaagaagGAATGCAATTGACCTCTTGGAGTTGAGTAGATCACGATATTTGGAGTTGAACATCCACTAGCATATACAGAATTATATCTCAGACCTTGTACCAAGTACCAAACGTAGCATTTCCATATATGTCAAAGATGAtatccattttatttaattattcatgatgTTTCTACACTCAATGTTTATGCCAATATTTGTTCTGAAATCTTTCCACTCCATGttgatgtatatatgtacagCAAGTGTTGTGTGTATTGGTGTGTGGCATTATTGTTGATTGGAGAAGTTAATTGTACTAGCAGCTCTGATGGAGGAAAAGTTGAAGCCATACATAGATGAGTGGGcagttatatttgttatatgattgacATGCTGTTGAAGGGGCCTATTCAGACATCATAAAGACAGGCACTTTTTGTATAAGAGACTACTCATTATTGctctataaataatattagttgAAATCAGAAGGGTTTTTGATATTGGCAATCCAAGTTAGGCCCGGTGTCCACACTAAAGATGTTGGCATATCGTTGGAAGTATCCGATCCGATCGTAGACCCGGGCATCGGTGGGAATTCCGCATTCGAGTCCCCCATTTATAATATTCGTAAGGAGGCCAAAACCAACGGTGCGGTTAGCCGCCACATCCTGCTTTGTGGGAAGGTATCGTCCAATTATGACGTTATGACAAGAGGGCTTGGGCTTCTGCTCCGTCATCCAAAACCATAGGGCGGTTTTCCATGAGATGACAGAATTGTTGGACACTATTTCCGGGTTATGAAGACCGTCAAATCCCAAGGCTCTTCCTGCTGGTCCATAGTTGTAGTTCCTGCAGACGATACCATATATCAAATGTTAGTAAGGGGGTTAGGCTAATAAATATGCATAGCGTGTATGTATGCATGTGTCCACTACCACTAGCTTACCAGGATAGTTGAATAGGGCCTCTTCCTTTGTAGGATTTGCCGGGGGAGCAAGGCCATCGGGTGTTGGTGGAATCACAGTAATCACTCTGAGGACTGACCTCCTCCTTGAAGCAGAGACCCCACGCATAGGGGCCATCGGGTGCAGTAGCCCATCCTCCAGTTGTCTCGTGGGAGATTTGAGCGAGAAATGCTGCGATTTCTCGCTTCCTAGTAGCTAAGTTTCCGGTGTTTCCGAAGCTTGGGAAGCACCTTGATGCCTGCACGAAAGACTCGTAAGTGAAGAAGTCTTTGGCAGGGCAAGCTGCGTCATCCTTGTGTAGGAAGATGGAATGGAAGAGCTCTTTGCTAAGGATTGAGGAAATGGAGAAGGCCCAACTGGTGCAGATTGTTAAATTGCAAGCTAACACCACTAGCGGCAAAAAGCAACATCGCCTGACCATTATGTTTGTCGTTGCTGACTTGCTGTTGTGGAGTTATTCATGATCTTTGGCTGCAGTATCTCCACTATATATACTACAAGTATTCTCATGAATTAATTGGAGTCCAAGTCATCGGTCAAAGTTCCATCATCTATCAACAAtcatatttctctctctctctcaaagtAACCTAACATGCATTGCGACGTACAACCCCacttgaaattttcaattttgtgatATGTACAGCTCCACTAGAAATTTTCATAGAGATTGTGTGTAATGAGCTGAGGTTGAGCATGCACAAGAGTGGACCAATTCGGAGTGAGAGGAGTCTACGATAGTGGAAATGTCGACACATCGCATTTCTTTTACTCTTTATTTAAGTCACATGGTCCAAGGAGTAGTGCTTGCTTTGTATTGGAACTATTTGAGATTAAACCATTTCTGTCCTGTTAAGTATGAAATGGTCAAAGCCCGGCCGGCACTCGGGTGGGGAATAATAATAAGGATTATTGTATTTTGCTATtcgaattataattatttttatattgtgatatttaaaaaaaattatgttaatttaacattttaattttatgaaattttgtattttgctataaaatttaaatcccaaaatataaaaataaatataatttcaatgataaaatgtaatttatcctcgtaataatatatgtggaggggggtgggggggtttGTGTGTtcgtaatttttattttctggaCCATATTGCTCTTTGAGAAGTCAACTCAATGGGATTACGCAGATTGTGCTGTGCCGAAGAAAGTGGAGTTTCATGATTGATCGGAAACATTATAACGATGGGTTGAAGGGTCGGCCCAAGTACCATAACTggaacataaataaaaagaataacgCCCAGGTACTTACTTGGTGGGCCTGTAAGTGTAAGATACAGATACGTACGGGCCCAGGTACTTTCTTGGTGGGCCTGTAAGTGTAAGATAGAGATACGGTACGGCTAATGTTTTGCTTTCAAATTCAAACGAGTGACCGTTGGCGTTGGGTGGCTGATTCAAAGTTTCatctcaatttaattttgttttatttagcAGCATCACTACTTGACTTGTTCACTACCATTCCTCCAAAAACCATAAACTCGTCGCTTGAGTTTAGCTCGCACACTGTCACACAACTCCCTGTCCATGTCCATCTCCTCATCCGCCGCCAGGCCCCATGGCTGGCAACGCCCTCTACACCCTTTACAGGTAGTCATTAACGCTGATGGCAGCCATCTATTCTTCAAGaattgttgttttttgttcttctaATCTCCAAAAATACTGCAGATTGTGGGGATATCAGTTTTCTGTTTCCTAGTTGCTGCCTTTTATTGCTTTCTTGGCCTTTTCCTTGGCAACAGAATTGCAGAGATCACAGTGAACACTGCCTTCTCCTTTGCGGTATATATTCAAATCTTTTACCCGCCCATCTTTTTTGCTTCAACAATTTAACAATTGTACTTTTCTCCTTTCTTGCAATGTGTAGGCACTTTGTGTTGCTCTTCTGTTTATTAGGTGTGCGGCCATAGATCCTGGTGACAAGAGCAGATTTAGATTtagaaagaagaagaggaagggCAACAATTCCATTGGGCTTCCAAAGCTTAATTATGGATACATTTTCAGCCGGATTTTGTTGAGATTCTTCAAGAGGATGGAGCGCAAGATCCTTAGGACTTGGATAAGAAGGAAGTATTTAGATCCTTGGAATACTAAAATTCAGATGGAGCCCCTTATCCCATTTCCCCTTGTCCTTGAGGACGATTCTCTTACTCCTAATCCAAAAGACGATGACATCTCTTTTTGCTCCCTATGTGATTTTGAGGTGGAAAAGATAGTGGCGTTACCTATTGAGTTCAACTTCCATGAGTGTCTTTTAGCTATTAAATGCCTTTTTCAACTTGTCATTCCTCAGGTTTACAGGTATAGTAAACATTGTCGGACTTGCAACCGTTGTGTTGAGGGATTTGATCACCACTGCAGAGTAGGATATCATGTCTTGAATTAGAGATATtgcattcttcttcttctacttttttctttttattgttggCTGATTGTTCATATTTGAATTGTTTCAGTGGTTGAACAACTGTGTTGGGAAGAAGAATTACACAACCTTCAttcttttgatgatttttgtCTTGGTCATGGTTAGTCAATTTCTCATGTTCTCACAAGCATTCTCTGATGATGTACCATTTCAACCGTGTTCACGTTCACATGCTGCTAACTGCTACACAATTCTTATTGCTTCAGCTTATCATAGAAGGAGGAACTGCAGTGGCAGTATTCGTTAGGTGCTTTGCTGACAGCAAGAGTATAGAACAGGAGTTAAACAAAAGACACTATGTAAAATTCCCTAGAGGAGTTCTTGCTGCCTTATCCGTAATATCCCTCATTCTTCTCCTTTGAAATCAAACAATTCATACTTGATCAAGCGTCTGAATATACAACAGCCTTTTTTCGTTTTTCTACTCGCAGGTTATATTCGTTTTGCTGACAACATATAGCACAGCTGCACTTGgacaactttttttctttcatgtaCTTCTCATTAGAAAGGTACAGCAGAAACAGGGATTCCCATTTGTACTATGACTTAATCAACGAAAGGCATCGAAATTGGAATTTGTTAACATGTTTGAAACTGAATCTTTGCAGGGAATCTCAACCTATGATTACATTTTAGCAATGAAAGAAGAGAACCAGTCTATGGAACTAGAGTCGCTTGAAGATTCAGACTTTTCTTCTGATGACGAGGAGGGTGATGAGAGTAGCGACTCAGATTCAGCTCAAAAACATGCATTTATACCACGGATCATAtgcaaagaaggaaaaatgcaGCAGGTGGGGTATAATTAGGAACTATCTTTCTTCAGTTTATGGCAAATAAATCTTACAACATAACAATACTAACCGTAAACAACCTGTTGCAAGTTTCAGAACCCACAAAAATTGGCCATAAGGATTGATGATGGAGAAGCagactcctcctcctcctcatcatcTATGTTGAATAAAAAGCAAGGTTTCCGTGCAAGCATTGATCCATGGAAACTAATCAACCTGAGCCGAGAAAAGGCCCTATTTGCTGCCGGGAAAGCCAGGGAAAGGCTTGTGAGACAAAAACCGATGGTAGAAAGTGATCCAATGAAGCCCCTACCGCTGGAAACAAAGAGTGGACCACTTATGAAACCAGATAAAGATATGACGCCTCTGATCGCCAAAGGGAGACTTATAAACTCACCTCGACACTTCTCCAGTCCAAGAAGACGACTTTCCTGTTCTCCAGTGCAACTGCAGCATGGAACTACAACTGTGCCATCGCCTAAGCACAGATACAGAAGTGATTTCGATTTGAAGTTGACTCAGGTCTCCAGAGAGCTCGAGACTTACATATCCAGACAGGTCTTATGCTCTGTATTGAAGAGTAACGGCAATGAGGCTTCTCCCAGATAGCAACGCAAATCACTGCAACTTATGTTATATTCTCAGCCTTTGAGaaatatctcatttttttatcctCATATTTGTAAGATATTGACCAggagatttttatttacacACGACAGATTTATCCATGCCTTCGTTGTACCATATTTAGTTTCATAacctaaatattaaaaaatcaaaatatgcTCATACATCTCATGTTTCTATTCCTACATTGTACTTGATAACTTAGTCCAAGAATAGACATTGATCCACATTTATGATCCCTTAACTAAATTTCTTGAACCCTGTTTTTCTGGCAGAATTCTGAACAGGCAACAAAAATGGATTACCCACCAACACATTTGTCATTCCCGCTCTGTCTCCCCAAATTTTTATGCCAGGCAAAGCACAAAGGAAATTCATCCCTACAATAGAAGGGCCACCATGCATTCGCATTACCAGTATGTTTCGGTTTTAATCTATAGACCTCATCTGATTTAGCAATAGATGGCAAAAGCAAAAGTTCAACAACTAAAGCGGATAGCACTATGTTCCCTCTGCGTTCGATTTTCCACATCCCTCTACATTTCAATTACATTGATACAACTGTCGAAACACTTCTCGGTGCAACCTTCTACACTTTATTCACAATCTGTTATACAACTAATAGTACAGCTTATATTTCTGACTCAAATTCTGGATTTACTGACCAACAGTTGATGAAGAGGGCGTGGTAGGTAGATCAGGAATATTATAATCACTTTCCTTTCCACTGGTGTTGAGCTTAACTTCTTTCCCACGCTCCACGTTGTTTGGCTCCTTTACCAAGACAGGTTTGAACTGACAACATCCAAGAGATATGGTTAGAGTTGCTATCAGTCTGTGTATGGGAGTACCTTGAAGCAGGCAATGCAGAGGGAATGTTCAATGGAGTGGGAAGAGGGGGAAGATATGATGCGCCATTTATCCTTTTACATGGTACCCTGCACTTGGAGGGTGAAAGCAGTGATACTGGCATAAAATATGACGATTCAACAATACCTGGTAAATAGAATATATGACATTCCTTCTTATCCGTGCCATCATTTCTACAAATAGATTGTATCCTTCAAGTTTGTACTCAATGAGTGGATCCCTCTGTGCATATCCCCGTAAACCTACAGCTTGCTGAACGAACTTTAAAGCTTGCAGGTGTTCCTTCCATAATCGATCAATGTTGGTCAATATTAGGAacttttctgcttctttcaTCAAACCTGGAGCCTCTTTCTCCACTATTTCCTGGCGCATGAGAGAGGAACAATAATCCATAAACAGGAGAATAAAAGAGACACATTTACAAGGCAACTGGAAACATGTGTCGAATCTTCTCTGCTTATTCAAATTGAGATAAAGCCAATAGCATATAAAC includes:
- the LOC105162981 gene encoding protein S-acyltransferase 18 isoform X2, with the protein product MSISSSAARPHGWQRPLHPLQIVGISVFCFLVAAFYCFLGLFLGNRIAEITVNTAFSFAALCVALLFIRCAAIDPGDKSRFRFRKKKRKGNNSIGLPKLNYGYIFSRILLRFFKRMERKILRTWIRRKYLDPWNTKIQMEPLIPFPLVLEDDSLTPNPKDDDISFCSLCDFEVYRYSKHCRTCNRCVEGFDHHCRWLNNCVGKKNYTTFILLMIFVLVMLIIEGGTAVAVFVRCFADSKSIEQELNKRHYVKFPRGVLAALSVIFVLLTTYSTAALGQLFFFHVLLIRKGISTYDYILAMKEENQSMELESLEDSDFSSDDEEGDESSDSDSAQKHAFIPRIICKEGKMQQNPQKLAIRIDDGEADSSSSSSSMLNKKQGFRASIDPWKLINLSREKALFAAGKARERLVRQKPMVESDPMKPLPLETKSGPLMKPDKDMTPLIAKGRLINSPRHFSSPRRRLSCSPVQLQHGTTTVPSPKHRYRSDFDLKLTQVSRELETYISRQVLCSVLKSNGNEASPR
- the LOC105162980 gene encoding chitinase 10 encodes the protein MVRRCCFLPLVVLACNLTICTSWAFSISSILSKELFHSIFLHKDDAACPAKDFFTYESFVQASRCFPSFGNTGNLATRKREIAAFLAQISHETTGGWATAPDGPYAWGLCFKEEVSPQSDYCDSTNTRWPCSPGKSYKGRGPIQLSWNYNYGPAGRALGFDGLHNPEIVSNNSVISWKTALWFWMTEQKPKPSCHNVIIGRYLPTKQDVAANRTVGFGLLTNIINGGLECGIPTDARVYDRIGYFQRYANIFSVDTGPNLDCQYQKPF
- the LOC105162981 gene encoding protein S-acyltransferase 18 isoform X1, which encodes MSISSSAARPHGWQRPLHPLQIVGISVFCFLVAAFYCFLGLFLGNRIAEITVNTAFSFAALCVALLFIRCAAIDPGDKSRFRFRKKKRKGNNSIGLPKLNYGYIFSRILLRFFKRMERKILRTWIRRKYLDPWNTKIQMEPLIPFPLVLEDDSLTPNPKDDDISFCSLCDFEVYRYSKHCRTCNRCVEGFDHHCRWLNNCVGKKNYTTFILLMIFVLVMLIIEGGTAVAVFVRCFADSKSIEQELNKRHYVKFPRGVLAALSVIFVLLTTYSTAALGQLFFFHVLLIRKGISTYDYILAMKEENQSMELESLEDSDFSSDDEEGDESSDSDSAQKHAFIPRIICKEGKMQQFQNPQKLAIRIDDGEADSSSSSSSMLNKKQGFRASIDPWKLINLSREKALFAAGKARERLVRQKPMVESDPMKPLPLETKSGPLMKPDKDMTPLIAKGRLINSPRHFSSPRRRLSCSPVQLQHGTTTVPSPKHRYRSDFDLKLTQVSRELETYISRQVLCSVLKSNGNEASPR